A stretch of Prunus dulcis chromosome 6, ALMONDv2, whole genome shotgun sequence DNA encodes these proteins:
- the LOC117631893 gene encoding small RNA-binding protein 11, chloroplastic, with the protein MVASLREMSKSFLRHTSHPNPYIPTAHFLFSRGFSSKLLVKGISFTSTEESLTQAFSPFGKVLDANIVRNKVTNKSKGFGYVTFETEEDAEKALVNMNGKMVDQRVVLVDKAWPDNRKAKNVG; encoded by the exons ATGGTGGCATCGTTAAGAGAAATGTCCAAAAGCTTTCTGAGGCACACTTCTCATCCCAACCCCTATATCCCTACAGCCCACTTTCTCTTCTCCAGGGGATTTTCTTCCAAGCTTTTGGTCAaag GTATATCGTTCACCTCCACAGAAGAGTCATTGACTCAAGCATTTTCACCATTCGGCAAAGTTCTCGATG CTAACATAGTGAGAAATAAAGTTACAAACAAGTCAAAAGGTTTTGGATATGTGACCTTTGAGACAGAGGAGGATGCCGAAAAGGCTTTGGTGAACATGAATGGGAAG ATGGTGGATCAACGCGTTGTTTTAGTGGACAAAGCATGGCCAGACAACAGGAAGGCCAAAAATGTAGGTTGA